Genomic DNA from Candidatus Koribacter versatilis Ellin345:
GGTCAGGAGAAGCCTTCATGATGATTGTAGGGTGTGATTTCCATCCTGGCTGGCAACAAGTTGCCGTTTTCGATTCAGAAACCGGCGAGATCAGAGAACTGAGGCTGCACAACGAGAGCGGTGAGGCCGAGCGCTTCTATCGTTCGCTTCCGGTGCCAACGTTGGTCGGGCTTGAGGCGTGTGGCAACACGCAGTGGTTCGAGGATCTGCTCGATCGTTTGGGACACGAAGTGTGGATCGGGGATGCGGCAGCGATTCGCGCCAGTTACGTGCGCAAGCAGAAGACGGATCGACGCGACGCTGGGCACATTCTCAAGCTGCTGATCGAGGGCCGCTTTCCTCGACTGTGGCGACCTAGTGCGGCGGAGCGCGATGTGCGGCAGTTGCTCATTCATCGCGATCGCCTGGTCGGCATTCGTTCCCGCGTTAAAAACGGACTGCAGCACTTGATGCTGAACAAGGGCAGGCAGATGAAGTTCAAGCTGTGGAGTGAAGCCGGCCAACAGCAGCTCCGAGAGTTGCCGCTCGAAGGATGGGCAGCACAACGACGGAAAGACCTGCTGCATTTACTCGGGCAGATCACCCCGTTGATCGAAGAGCTGAATCGTGCAGTGGAGCAGGCCGCCTATGCAAATGAACGTGCACGGTTGCTGATGACACAACCGGGAGTCGGTCCGATCACGGCGCTTGCATACGTTCTGACGATGGGCGATGTCTCGCGGTTCAAGCGCGGCAAGCAAATCGGCAGCTATCTAGGGCTGATTCCATCCGAACACAGCTCGAGCAAGCGGCGCCGACTGGGATCGATCAGCAAACAAGGCAGCCCGTTCCTCCGCATGTTGCTGGTGGAGAGCGCGCAAACGGTGACCCGCTTGGACGAAGGATTTCGAAAGCAGTATCAACATCGCTGTCACCGCAAGATGAAAGCCGTAGCTAAAGTGGCGGCAGCGAGAAGGTTAGCCGTGCGACTCTACTGGATGCTGCGTAGCAACACAGCGTATCCGGAGATCGCTCGCATCGAGGGCAGCCCGAGGTAAGGTGTGGTCGGCGAAAGCCAGACCGTGAAATTGATTGGGCACTCTCGCATCCAGACCGATCGCTGCAGAAGACGGCGCTTCGCGCCTTGGAAAACGCTGCGCGTTTCCCACTTCCGCACCGATCCGGCGGCTGGATGTCCGAATGGAAAATCATGGTCGAAGTTCAGGCCGAATAGATGGATGGTGGAGCGATAGGCCCACCGTAAGTGATTCAACGTGGATGCTCGGAACTCTTGGTCCTCACCCAAGTCCGGCGGTCACGCGGTGTCACAAACACTGAACGGCACAGTTCCGTCTTGACAACGCCTTCGTCCTTATAGACGCCTTACCGCAAGTAATCCCGACGTGGCACGATTACTCAAAATCCCTTACTTCCTTTGAGCTCGCTCATCACGATGCTTTGCGACGAGGTCTGGGCCGTGGGGTGGTGGCTCGAGCTACCGGTTTTACGAGTTCGATTTTCTGTCCGACGGCAGGCGCATTACTGGCTTCGGCTTCCGCGTCGTCCACATGGATGTGAAAGACCTGCAAGGCTCCGCCCATCTCCGTAAGGCGAACGATGAGGTTGACGGCCTCGCTGAGCCCGATGGCCGGAATATCACGGATATCGGCGGTGAAACTGATCTTGTGTCGGGCGGCGCCGGCGGGGGCGTGCGCGGCCGAAAGCTGCCACAGCCGTGCAACCGCAAGGATGGAGTGGCTGCCGCAACCGCGACAGGACTCGTGCGGACTGTCGGTAATGGCATCGCAGTTGGCGCAATACACCGCATTGACCAGCGGGATTGCGTTCAGAGATCCAATGTTGGCGCCAGCGACACGCGGGGCTTTCGCGAATGTGCCGGGGGCCCAAAACCTGCTCAGCCACGTGGGTGGGAAAAGCCATGCGACACAGGCGATTGTGCCAATCACAAGGCCCCATGGAGCGGTGTCGACGCAAATGATGACGAGGAAAACGAAACCTAACAGACGCAACATAAAACACCTGGGACGGTGGCACGACGAGGCGTTAGTTAGATGCTTACTCCAAATCGCGAGCGAGGAAACTGGCAAAACCGGCAGGGACAGGCAGCAGCTCTGGCCAGAGATGCTCACCGGGCAAAGGGCGCCCGCAGCGCGAAATCGCGGGGCCATCGTCAGCCGCCTACACTTTGAACTCGCGAATCGCGTCCCCGGCGCCGCTGAGGTTCGCGAGGCGCATCTCAGAATACTTGCGCGATAGGAGCACGCCGGAGGCGCCGGCGCGGAGTGCCGCGAGAACTGCGGCCTTTACGCTTTGCGGAGTGCACTTGCTGTTCTCGGGCTCAGTCGGGATATCGATATCGATGCCGGGCCAGATCCGGGTGTTGGTGCCGGCAACTCCTTCCAGCGCGCGTTTCGTTTCGCGGAAGACGTAGTCGGCGGAAAGTCCGGTGCGAGGGATCTGCTCGTAGCTGCCCTCCTTGAGTCCCATCAGCGCATAGTTCATATCGAGCAGGCCTTGTTTCGAGAGATCGCCATAGAGTGTCGAGCCGATATTGTCCGCGTAGAGCGCCATTCGCTCGCCGCCGCAGTTG
This window encodes:
- a CDS encoding IS110 family transposase codes for the protein MMIVGCDFHPGWQQVAVFDSETGEIRELRLHNESGEAERFYRSLPVPTLVGLEACGNTQWFEDLLDRLGHEVWIGDAAAIRASYVRKQKTDRRDAGHILKLLIEGRFPRLWRPSAAERDVRQLLIHRDRLVGIRSRVKNGLQHLMLNKGRQMKFKLWSEAGQQQLRELPLEGWAAQRRKDLLHLLGQITPLIEELNRAVEQAAYANERARLLMTQPGVGPITALAYVLTMGDVSRFKRGKQIGSYLGLIPSEHSSSKRRRLGSISKQGSPFLRMLLVESAQTVTRLDEGFRKQYQHRCHRKMKAVAKVAAARRLAVRLYWMLRSNTAYPEIARIEGSPR